A genomic stretch from Apteryx mantelli isolate bAptMan1 chromosome 28, bAptMan1.hap1, whole genome shotgun sequence includes:
- the GOSR2 gene encoding Golgi SNAP receptor complex member 2 isoform X1 — MEGLYHQTNKQVHEVQSHMGRLETSDKQSVHLVENEIQARIDNIFSNLERLEILSSKEPPSKRQNAKLRVDQLKYDVQHLQTALRNFQHRRYVREQQERQREELLARTFTTNDSDTTIPIDETLQFNESLQNAHRGMDDLIGSGTNILQGLRDQRVTLKGTHKKILDVANMLGLSNTVMRLIEKRAFQDKYFMIGGMILTCVIMFLVVQYLT, encoded by the exons aTGGAGGGGCTTTACCACCAGACCAACAA ACAAGTCCATGAGGTCCAATCTCACATGGGGCGTCTGGAGACATCAGACAAACAATCAGTACACT taGTAGAAAATGAGATTCAGGCAAGAATAGACAATATATTCAGCAACTTGGAACGTCTGGAAATCCTGTCCAGCAAAGAACCTCCCAGTAAGCGACAGAATGCTAAACT CCGAGTTGACCAGCTGAAGTATGATGTTCAGCATCTGCAGACAGCCCTGAGGAACTTTCAACATCGCCGTTATGTCCGGGAGCAGCAAGAACGACAACGAGAAGAGTTGCTTGCACGTACATTCACTACTAAt GACTCTGACACCACCATACCGATCGACGAAACATTACAGTTTAATGAATCCCTGCAGAATGCCCATCGTGGCATGGATGATCTTATTGGCAGTGGGACCAACATCCTTCAGGGGCTGAGGGACCAGAGAGTGACACTAAAG ggtaCTCACAAGAAGATCCTGGATGTTGCCAACATGTTGGGCTTATCCAATACAGTGATGCGACTGATTGAGAAGCGAGCCTTTCAAGATAAATACTTCATGATTGGGGGAATGATTTTGACTTGTGTAATTATGTTTCTTGTGGTGCAGTATCTGACATGA
- the GOSR2 gene encoding Golgi SNAP receptor complex member 2 isoform X3 — MEGLYHQTNKQVHEVQSHMGRLETSDKQSVHLVENEIQARIDNIFSNLERLEILSSKEPPSKRQNAKLRVDQLKYDVQHLQTALRNFQHRRYVREQQERQREELLARTFTTNGTHKKILDVANMLGLSNTVMRLIEKRAFQDKYFMIGGMILTCVIMFLVVQYLT, encoded by the exons aTGGAGGGGCTTTACCACCAGACCAACAA ACAAGTCCATGAGGTCCAATCTCACATGGGGCGTCTGGAGACATCAGACAAACAATCAGTACACT taGTAGAAAATGAGATTCAGGCAAGAATAGACAATATATTCAGCAACTTGGAACGTCTGGAAATCCTGTCCAGCAAAGAACCTCCCAGTAAGCGACAGAATGCTAAACT CCGAGTTGACCAGCTGAAGTATGATGTTCAGCATCTGCAGACAGCCCTGAGGAACTTTCAACATCGCCGTTATGTCCGGGAGCAGCAAGAACGACAACGAGAAGAGTTGCTTGCACGTACATTCACTACTAAt ggtaCTCACAAGAAGATCCTGGATGTTGCCAACATGTTGGGCTTATCCAATACAGTGATGCGACTGATTGAGAAGCGAGCCTTTCAAGATAAATACTTCATGATTGGGGGAATGATTTTGACTTGTGTAATTATGTTTCTTGTGGTGCAGTATCTGACATGA
- the GOSR2 gene encoding Golgi SNAP receptor complex member 2 isoform X2 — protein sequence MGRLETSDKQSVHLVENEIQARIDNIFSNLERLEILSSKEPPSKRQNAKLRVDQLKYDVQHLQTALRNFQHRRYVREQQERQREELLARTFTTNDSDTTIPIDETLQFNESLQNAHRGMDDLIGSGTNILQGLRDQRVTLKGTHKKILDVANMLGLSNTVMRLIEKRAFQDKYFMIGGMILTCVIMFLVVQYLT from the exons ATGGGGCGTCTGGAGACATCAGACAAACAATCAGTACACT taGTAGAAAATGAGATTCAGGCAAGAATAGACAATATATTCAGCAACTTGGAACGTCTGGAAATCCTGTCCAGCAAAGAACCTCCCAGTAAGCGACAGAATGCTAAACT CCGAGTTGACCAGCTGAAGTATGATGTTCAGCATCTGCAGACAGCCCTGAGGAACTTTCAACATCGCCGTTATGTCCGGGAGCAGCAAGAACGACAACGAGAAGAGTTGCTTGCACGTACATTCACTACTAAt GACTCTGACACCACCATACCGATCGACGAAACATTACAGTTTAATGAATCCCTGCAGAATGCCCATCGTGGCATGGATGATCTTATTGGCAGTGGGACCAACATCCTTCAGGGGCTGAGGGACCAGAGAGTGACACTAAAG ggtaCTCACAAGAAGATCCTGGATGTTGCCAACATGTTGGGCTTATCCAATACAGTGATGCGACTGATTGAGAAGCGAGCCTTTCAAGATAAATACTTCATGATTGGGGGAATGATTTTGACTTGTGTAATTATGTTTCTTGTGGTGCAGTATCTGACATGA